Proteins found in one Phocoena sinus isolate mPhoSin1 chromosome 5, mPhoSin1.pri, whole genome shotgun sequence genomic segment:
- the DGKQ gene encoding diacylglycerol kinase theta isoform X3, giving the protein MAAAAEPGARAWLGGGSPRQGNPTSSPELGAGSRSPSGPGSGPGSGPGSGPERAGARPLSPAAPGHSFRKVTLTKPTFCHLCSDFIWGLAGILCDVCNFMSHEKCLKHVKTPCASVAPSLVHVPVAHCFGPRGLYKRRFCAVCRKGLEAPGVRCEVCELHVHPDCVPFACSDCRQCHQDGHRDHDTHLHHWREGNLPSGARCEVCRKTCCSSDVLAGVRCEWCGVQAHSVCSAALAPECTFGRLRTMVLPPACVRLLSRNFSKMHCFRISESTAPEPGEGEDSVDGSAPAGPGREVMALESSKQTLKIFDGNDAVQRNHFRAITVPRLAKSQEVLEVALRAYYITEDPQGFQLQALPAPALAGNTGASGKAWSGGTTEEESSRGPGARDAPSITRVPEAWIIRALPRTQEVLKIYPAWLKVGVAYVSLRVTPQSTARTVVLEVLPLLGRQAEGLKSFQLVEVLMGSRQVQRTVLADEEPLLDRLREIRQTSLRQMSQTRFYVAESRVVAPRVSLFVGGLPPGRSPQEYSSLLDEAVASKAGLVSVSHVYSAQGAVVLDVACFAEAERLYMLVRDTAVHGRPLTALVLPDVLHLKLPPHCRPLLVFVNPRSGGLKGRDLLCSFRKLLNPHQVFELTNGGPLPGFHVFSQVPCFRVLVCGGDGTVGWVLAALEEMRHRLACPEPAVAILPLGTGNDLGRVLRWGPGYSGEDPFSVLVSVDEADAVLVDRWTILLDAHEAGSGENSVADAEPPKIVHMSNYCGIGIDAELSLDFHQAREEEPGKFTSRFHNKGVYVRAGLQKMNRSRGLHRALRLQAGRQEVQLPSIEGLIFINIPSWGSGADLWGSESDSRFEKPRMDDGLLEVVGVTGVVHMGQVQGGLRSGIRIAQGSYFRVTLLKAAPVQVDGEPWVQAPGHMIISAAGPKVHMLRKAKQKPRKAGTPKDVRADGAPAPEGDSK; this is encoded by the exons ATGGCGGCGGCGGCCGAGCCCGGGGCCCGCGCCTGGCTTGGCGGCGGCTCCCCGCGCCAGGGCAACCCGACCTCCAGCCCGGAGCTGGGCGCCGGAAGCCGCTCGCCGTCGGGGCCGGGGTCGGGGCCGGGGTCCGGGCCGGGGTCGGGGCCGGAGCGGGCGGGCGCTAGGCCCCTGAGCCCCGCCGCGCCGGGTCACAGCTTCAGGAAGGTGACGCTCACCAAGCCCACCTTCTGCCACCTCTGCTCCGATTTCATCTGGGGGCTGGCCGGCATCCTGTGTGACG TCTGCAACTTCATGTCCCACGAGAAGTGCCTGAAGCACGTGAAGACCCCGTGTGCGAGCGTGGCACCCAGCCTGGTCCAC GTCCCCGTGGCCCACTGCTTCGGCCCCCGGGGGCTCTACAAGCGCAGGTTCTGCGCCGTGTGCCGAAAGGGCCTGGAGGCGCCCGGGGTTCGCTGCGAAG TGTGTGAGCTGCACGTTCACCCCGACTGTGTGCCCTTCGCCTGCAGCGACTGCCGCCAGTGCCACCAGGACGGGCACCGGGACCAC GACACGCACCTCCACCACTGGCGCGAGGGAAACCTGCCCTCGGGCGCGCGCTGCGAGGTCTGCCGGAAGACTTGCTGCTCGTCCGACGTGCTGGCCGGCGTGCGCTGCGAGTGGTGCGGCGTCCAg GCCCACTCGGTCTGCTCCGCGGCTCTCGCCCCCGAGTGTACTTTCGGGCGCCTGCGCACCATGGTCCTGCCGCCGGCGTGCGTGCGCCTGCTGTCCCGCAACTTCAGCAAGATGCACTGCTTTCGGATTTCCGAGAGCACGGCCCCTGAGCCCG GGGAGGGAGAAGACAGCGTGGACGGAAGCGCCCCCGCCGGCCCAGGGAGAGAGGTGATGGCACTAGAGTCCA GCAAGCAGACTCTGAAGATCTTTGACGGCAACGACGCAGTGCAGCGAAACCACTTCCGTGCCATCACCGTCCCCCGCCTGGCCAAGAGTCAGGAGGTGCTG GAGGTGGCGCTGCGGGCCTACTACATCACGGAGGACCCTCAGGGCTTCCAGCTGCAGGCGCTCCCTGCACCCGCTCTGGCTGGCAACACCGGGGCCTCGGGAAAGGCCTGGAGCGGTGGGACCACCGAGGAGGAGAGCAGTAGAGGCCCAGGGGCCCGAGACGCTCCCAGCATCACTCGCGTTCCCGAGGCCTGGATCATTCGCGCTCTGCCCCGCACCCAGGAGGTCCTGAAGATCTACCCTGCCTGGCTCAA GGTGGGTGTGGCCTACGTGTCCCTGCGTGTGACCCCGCAGAGCACTGCCCGGACTGTGGTGCTGGAGGTCCTCCCGCTGCTCGGACGCCAG GCCGAGGGGCTGAAGAGCTTCCAGCTGGTGGAGGTACTCATGGGCAGCAGGCAAG TCCAGCGCACGGTGCTGGCGGACGAGGAGCCCTTGCTTGACCGGCTTCGTGAGATCCGGCAG ACGTCCCTGCGGCAGATGAGCCAGACGCGGTTCTATGTGGCTGAGAGCAGAGTGGTGGCCCCACGCGTCTCTCTGTTTGTGGGTGGCCTGCCCCCTGGCCGGTCCCCCCAGGAGTATAGCAGTCTGCTGGACGAGGCTGTGGCCAGCAAAG CTGGCCTGGTGTCCGTGAGCCACGTCTACTCCGCACAAG GTGCCGTGGTGCTGGACGTGGCCTGCTTTGCGGAGGCCGAGCGGCTGTACATGCTGGTCAGGGACACGGCTGTGCACGGCCGGCCGCTGACTGCCCTGGTGCTCCCGGATGTGCTG CACCTGAAGCTGCCCCCACACTGCCGCCCCCTGCTGGTGTTTGTGAACCCCAGAAGCGGAGGCCTCAAGGGCCGCGACCTGCTCTGCAGTTTCCGGAAGCTGCTCAATCCCCACCAGGTCTTTGAGCTGACCAACGGGGGGCCGCTGCCCGG GTTCCACGTGTTCTCCCAGGTGCCCTGCTTCCGGGTGCTGGTGTGTGGCGGGGACGGCACCGTGGGCTGGGTGCTTGCCGCCCTGGAGGAGATGCGGCACCGCCTGGCTTGCCCAGAGCCTGCCGTGGCCATCCTGCCCCTGGGCACAG GGAATGACCTTGGCCGGGTCCTCCGCTGGGGGCCGGGCTACAGCGGAGAGGACCCGTTCTCTGTGCTGGTGTCGGTGGACGAGGCAGACGCCGTGCTCGTGGACCGCTGGACCATCCTGCTGGACGCTCATGAGGCTGGCAGTGGGGAGAACAGCGTGGCAGACGCAGAGCCCCCCAAG ATTGTGCACATGAGTAACTACTGTGGGATTGGCATCGACGCAGAGCTAAGCCTGGACTTCCACCAGGCACGAGAGGAAGAGCCCGGCAAGTTCACGAGCAG GTTCCACAACAAGGGCGTGTACGTGCGGGCTGGGCTGCAGAAGATGAACCGCTCCCGCGGCCTGCACAGGGCCCTGCGGCTGCAGGCGGGGCGGCAGGAGGTGCAGCTGCCCAGCATCGAGGGGCTCATCTTCATCAACATCCCCAG CTGGGGCTCGGGGGCCGACCTGTGGGGCTCCGAAAGTGACTCGAGATTCGAGAAGCCACGCATGGACGACGGGCTGCTGGAGGTGGTGGGGGTGACGGGCGTCGTGCACATG gGTCAGGTCCAGGGTGGGCTGCGCTCTGGCATCCGCATCGCCCAGGGGTCCTACTTCCGTGTCACCCTCCTCAAGGCCGCACCTGTGCAGGTGGACGGCGAGCCCTGGGTCCAGGCTCCCGGGCACATGATCATCTCGGCCGCAGGCCCGAAG GTCCACATGCTCAGGAAGGCCAAGCAGAAGCCCAGGAAGGCGGGGACCCCCAAGGATGTGCGAGCAGATGGGGCGCCTGCCCCTGAGGGGGACTCCAAGTAG
- the DGKQ gene encoding diacylglycerol kinase theta isoform X1: MAAAAEPGARAWLGGGSPRQGNPTSSPELGAGSRSPSGPGSGPGSGPGSGPERAGARPLSPAAPGHSFRKVTLTKPTFCHLCSDFIWGLAGILCDVCNFMSHEKCLKHVKTPCASVAPSLVHVPVAHCFGPRGLYKRRFCAVCRKGLEAPGVRCEVCELHVHPDCVPFACSDCRQCHQDGHRDHDTHLHHWREGNLPSGARCEVCRKTCCSSDVLAGVRCEWCGVQAHSVCSAALAPECTFGRLRTMVLPPACVRLLSRNFSKMHCFRISESTAPEPGEGEDSVDGSAPAGPGREVMALESSKQTLKIFDGNDAVQRNHFRAITVPRLAKSQEVLEVALRAYYITEDPQGFQLQALPAPALAGNTGASGKAWSGGTTEEESSRGPGARDAPSITRVPEAWIIRALPRTQEVLKIYPAWLKVGVAYVSLRVTPQSTARTVVLEVLPLLGRQAEGLKSFQLVEVLMGSRQVQRTVLADEEPLLDRLREIRQTSLRQMSQTRFYVAESRVVAPRVSLFVGGLPPGRSPQEYSSLLDEAVASKAGLVSVSHVYSAQGAVVLDVACFAEAERLYMLVRDTAVHGRPLTALVLPDVLTRRRPLQVRLPPRRLHGQRRVGDADTRFLSPGSCLPWAEQHLKLPPHCRPLLVFVNPRSGGLKGRDLLCSFRKLLNPHQVFELTNGGPLPGFHVFSQVPCFRVLVCGGDGTVGWVLAALEEMRHRLACPEPAVAILPLGTGNDLGRVLRWGPGYSGEDPFSVLVSVDEADAVLVDRWTILLDAHEAGSGENSVADAEPPKIVHMSNYCGIGIDAELSLDFHQAREEEPGKFTSRFHNKGVYVRAGLQKMNRSRGLHRALRLQAGRQEVQLPSIEGLIFINIPSWGSGADLWGSESDSRFEKPRMDDGLLEVVGVTGVVHMGQVQGGLRSGIRIAQGSYFRVTLLKAAPVQVDGEPWVQAPGHMIISAAGPKVHMLRKAKQKPRKAGTPKDVRADGAPAPEGDSK, encoded by the exons ATGGCGGCGGCGGCCGAGCCCGGGGCCCGCGCCTGGCTTGGCGGCGGCTCCCCGCGCCAGGGCAACCCGACCTCCAGCCCGGAGCTGGGCGCCGGAAGCCGCTCGCCGTCGGGGCCGGGGTCGGGGCCGGGGTCCGGGCCGGGGTCGGGGCCGGAGCGGGCGGGCGCTAGGCCCCTGAGCCCCGCCGCGCCGGGTCACAGCTTCAGGAAGGTGACGCTCACCAAGCCCACCTTCTGCCACCTCTGCTCCGATTTCATCTGGGGGCTGGCCGGCATCCTGTGTGACG TCTGCAACTTCATGTCCCACGAGAAGTGCCTGAAGCACGTGAAGACCCCGTGTGCGAGCGTGGCACCCAGCCTGGTCCAC GTCCCCGTGGCCCACTGCTTCGGCCCCCGGGGGCTCTACAAGCGCAGGTTCTGCGCCGTGTGCCGAAAGGGCCTGGAGGCGCCCGGGGTTCGCTGCGAAG TGTGTGAGCTGCACGTTCACCCCGACTGTGTGCCCTTCGCCTGCAGCGACTGCCGCCAGTGCCACCAGGACGGGCACCGGGACCAC GACACGCACCTCCACCACTGGCGCGAGGGAAACCTGCCCTCGGGCGCGCGCTGCGAGGTCTGCCGGAAGACTTGCTGCTCGTCCGACGTGCTGGCCGGCGTGCGCTGCGAGTGGTGCGGCGTCCAg GCCCACTCGGTCTGCTCCGCGGCTCTCGCCCCCGAGTGTACTTTCGGGCGCCTGCGCACCATGGTCCTGCCGCCGGCGTGCGTGCGCCTGCTGTCCCGCAACTTCAGCAAGATGCACTGCTTTCGGATTTCCGAGAGCACGGCCCCTGAGCCCG GGGAGGGAGAAGACAGCGTGGACGGAAGCGCCCCCGCCGGCCCAGGGAGAGAGGTGATGGCACTAGAGTCCA GCAAGCAGACTCTGAAGATCTTTGACGGCAACGACGCAGTGCAGCGAAACCACTTCCGTGCCATCACCGTCCCCCGCCTGGCCAAGAGTCAGGAGGTGCTG GAGGTGGCGCTGCGGGCCTACTACATCACGGAGGACCCTCAGGGCTTCCAGCTGCAGGCGCTCCCTGCACCCGCTCTGGCTGGCAACACCGGGGCCTCGGGAAAGGCCTGGAGCGGTGGGACCACCGAGGAGGAGAGCAGTAGAGGCCCAGGGGCCCGAGACGCTCCCAGCATCACTCGCGTTCCCGAGGCCTGGATCATTCGCGCTCTGCCCCGCACCCAGGAGGTCCTGAAGATCTACCCTGCCTGGCTCAA GGTGGGTGTGGCCTACGTGTCCCTGCGTGTGACCCCGCAGAGCACTGCCCGGACTGTGGTGCTGGAGGTCCTCCCGCTGCTCGGACGCCAG GCCGAGGGGCTGAAGAGCTTCCAGCTGGTGGAGGTACTCATGGGCAGCAGGCAAG TCCAGCGCACGGTGCTGGCGGACGAGGAGCCCTTGCTTGACCGGCTTCGTGAGATCCGGCAG ACGTCCCTGCGGCAGATGAGCCAGACGCGGTTCTATGTGGCTGAGAGCAGAGTGGTGGCCCCACGCGTCTCTCTGTTTGTGGGTGGCCTGCCCCCTGGCCGGTCCCCCCAGGAGTATAGCAGTCTGCTGGACGAGGCTGTGGCCAGCAAAG CTGGCCTGGTGTCCGTGAGCCACGTCTACTCCGCACAAG GTGCCGTGGTGCTGGACGTGGCCTGCTTTGCGGAGGCCGAGCGGCTGTACATGCTGGTCAGGGACACGGCTGTGCACGGCCGGCCGCTGACTGCCCTGGTGCTCCCGGATGTGCTG ACAAGGAGGCGGCCACTGCAGGTCAGGCTCCCCCCCCGCCGGCTCCACGGGCAGAGACGGGTGGGTGATGCCGACACGCGCTTTCTCTCTCCCGGCAGCTGCCTGCCCTGGGCTGAGCAG CACCTGAAGCTGCCCCCACACTGCCGCCCCCTGCTGGTGTTTGTGAACCCCAGAAGCGGAGGCCTCAAGGGCCGCGACCTGCTCTGCAGTTTCCGGAAGCTGCTCAATCCCCACCAGGTCTTTGAGCTGACCAACGGGGGGCCGCTGCCCGG GTTCCACGTGTTCTCCCAGGTGCCCTGCTTCCGGGTGCTGGTGTGTGGCGGGGACGGCACCGTGGGCTGGGTGCTTGCCGCCCTGGAGGAGATGCGGCACCGCCTGGCTTGCCCAGAGCCTGCCGTGGCCATCCTGCCCCTGGGCACAG GGAATGACCTTGGCCGGGTCCTCCGCTGGGGGCCGGGCTACAGCGGAGAGGACCCGTTCTCTGTGCTGGTGTCGGTGGACGAGGCAGACGCCGTGCTCGTGGACCGCTGGACCATCCTGCTGGACGCTCATGAGGCTGGCAGTGGGGAGAACAGCGTGGCAGACGCAGAGCCCCCCAAG ATTGTGCACATGAGTAACTACTGTGGGATTGGCATCGACGCAGAGCTAAGCCTGGACTTCCACCAGGCACGAGAGGAAGAGCCCGGCAAGTTCACGAGCAG GTTCCACAACAAGGGCGTGTACGTGCGGGCTGGGCTGCAGAAGATGAACCGCTCCCGCGGCCTGCACAGGGCCCTGCGGCTGCAGGCGGGGCGGCAGGAGGTGCAGCTGCCCAGCATCGAGGGGCTCATCTTCATCAACATCCCCAG CTGGGGCTCGGGGGCCGACCTGTGGGGCTCCGAAAGTGACTCGAGATTCGAGAAGCCACGCATGGACGACGGGCTGCTGGAGGTGGTGGGGGTGACGGGCGTCGTGCACATG gGTCAGGTCCAGGGTGGGCTGCGCTCTGGCATCCGCATCGCCCAGGGGTCCTACTTCCGTGTCACCCTCCTCAAGGCCGCACCTGTGCAGGTGGACGGCGAGCCCTGGGTCCAGGCTCCCGGGCACATGATCATCTCGGCCGCAGGCCCGAAG GTCCACATGCTCAGGAAGGCCAAGCAGAAGCCCAGGAAGGCGGGGACCCCCAAGGATGTGCGAGCAGATGGGGCGCCTGCCCCTGAGGGGGACTCCAAGTAG
- the DGKQ gene encoding diacylglycerol kinase theta isoform X2, protein MAAAAEPGARAWLGGGSPRQGNPTSSPELGAGSRSPSGPGSGPGSGPGSGPERAGARPLSPAAPGHSFRKVTLTKPTFCHLCSDFIWGLAGILCDVCNFMSHEKCLKHVKTPCASVAPSLVHVPVAHCFGPRGLYKRRFCAVCRKGLEAPGVRCEVCELHVHPDCVPFACSDCRQCHQDGHRDHDTHLHHWREGNLPSGARCEVCRKTCCSSDVLAGVRCEWCGVQAHSVCSAALAPECTFGRLRTMVLPPACVRLLSRNFSKMHCFRISESTAPEPGEGEDSVDGSAPAGPGREVMALESSKQTLKIFDGNDAVQRNHFRAITVPRLAKSQEVLEVALRAYYITEDPQGFQLQALPAPALAGNTGASGKAWSGGTTEEESSRGPGARDAPSITRVPEAWIIRALPRTQEVLKIYPAWLKVGVAYVSLRVTPQSTARTVVLEVLPLLGRQAEGLKSFQLVEVLMGSRQVQRTVLADEEPLLDRLREIRQTSLRQMSQTRFYVAESRVVAPRVSLFVGGLPPGRSPQEYSSLLDEAVASKAGLVSVSHVYSAQGAVVLDVACFAEAERLYMLVRDTAVHGRPLTALVLPDVLTRRRPLQVRLPPRRLHGQRRVGDADTRFLSPGSCLPWAEQHLKLPPHCRPLLVFVNPRSGGLKGRDLLCSFRKLLNPHQVFELTNGGPLPGFHVFSQVPCFRVLVCGGDGTVGWVLAALEEMRHRLACPEPAVAILPLGTGNDLGRVLRWGPGYSGEDPFSVLVSVDEADAVLVDRWTILLDAHEAGSGENSVADAEPPKIVHMSNYCGIGIDAELSLDFHQAREEEPGKFTSRFHNKGVYVRAGLQKMNRSRGLHRALRLQAGRQEVQLPSIEGLIFINIPSWGSGADLWGSESDSRFEKPRMDDGLLEVVGVTGVVHMGQVQGGLRSGIRIAQGSYFRVTLLKAAPVQVDGEPWVQAPGHMIISAAGPKMG, encoded by the exons ATGGCGGCGGCGGCCGAGCCCGGGGCCCGCGCCTGGCTTGGCGGCGGCTCCCCGCGCCAGGGCAACCCGACCTCCAGCCCGGAGCTGGGCGCCGGAAGCCGCTCGCCGTCGGGGCCGGGGTCGGGGCCGGGGTCCGGGCCGGGGTCGGGGCCGGAGCGGGCGGGCGCTAGGCCCCTGAGCCCCGCCGCGCCGGGTCACAGCTTCAGGAAGGTGACGCTCACCAAGCCCACCTTCTGCCACCTCTGCTCCGATTTCATCTGGGGGCTGGCCGGCATCCTGTGTGACG TCTGCAACTTCATGTCCCACGAGAAGTGCCTGAAGCACGTGAAGACCCCGTGTGCGAGCGTGGCACCCAGCCTGGTCCAC GTCCCCGTGGCCCACTGCTTCGGCCCCCGGGGGCTCTACAAGCGCAGGTTCTGCGCCGTGTGCCGAAAGGGCCTGGAGGCGCCCGGGGTTCGCTGCGAAG TGTGTGAGCTGCACGTTCACCCCGACTGTGTGCCCTTCGCCTGCAGCGACTGCCGCCAGTGCCACCAGGACGGGCACCGGGACCAC GACACGCACCTCCACCACTGGCGCGAGGGAAACCTGCCCTCGGGCGCGCGCTGCGAGGTCTGCCGGAAGACTTGCTGCTCGTCCGACGTGCTGGCCGGCGTGCGCTGCGAGTGGTGCGGCGTCCAg GCCCACTCGGTCTGCTCCGCGGCTCTCGCCCCCGAGTGTACTTTCGGGCGCCTGCGCACCATGGTCCTGCCGCCGGCGTGCGTGCGCCTGCTGTCCCGCAACTTCAGCAAGATGCACTGCTTTCGGATTTCCGAGAGCACGGCCCCTGAGCCCG GGGAGGGAGAAGACAGCGTGGACGGAAGCGCCCCCGCCGGCCCAGGGAGAGAGGTGATGGCACTAGAGTCCA GCAAGCAGACTCTGAAGATCTTTGACGGCAACGACGCAGTGCAGCGAAACCACTTCCGTGCCATCACCGTCCCCCGCCTGGCCAAGAGTCAGGAGGTGCTG GAGGTGGCGCTGCGGGCCTACTACATCACGGAGGACCCTCAGGGCTTCCAGCTGCAGGCGCTCCCTGCACCCGCTCTGGCTGGCAACACCGGGGCCTCGGGAAAGGCCTGGAGCGGTGGGACCACCGAGGAGGAGAGCAGTAGAGGCCCAGGGGCCCGAGACGCTCCCAGCATCACTCGCGTTCCCGAGGCCTGGATCATTCGCGCTCTGCCCCGCACCCAGGAGGTCCTGAAGATCTACCCTGCCTGGCTCAA GGTGGGTGTGGCCTACGTGTCCCTGCGTGTGACCCCGCAGAGCACTGCCCGGACTGTGGTGCTGGAGGTCCTCCCGCTGCTCGGACGCCAG GCCGAGGGGCTGAAGAGCTTCCAGCTGGTGGAGGTACTCATGGGCAGCAGGCAAG TCCAGCGCACGGTGCTGGCGGACGAGGAGCCCTTGCTTGACCGGCTTCGTGAGATCCGGCAG ACGTCCCTGCGGCAGATGAGCCAGACGCGGTTCTATGTGGCTGAGAGCAGAGTGGTGGCCCCACGCGTCTCTCTGTTTGTGGGTGGCCTGCCCCCTGGCCGGTCCCCCCAGGAGTATAGCAGTCTGCTGGACGAGGCTGTGGCCAGCAAAG CTGGCCTGGTGTCCGTGAGCCACGTCTACTCCGCACAAG GTGCCGTGGTGCTGGACGTGGCCTGCTTTGCGGAGGCCGAGCGGCTGTACATGCTGGTCAGGGACACGGCTGTGCACGGCCGGCCGCTGACTGCCCTGGTGCTCCCGGATGTGCTG ACAAGGAGGCGGCCACTGCAGGTCAGGCTCCCCCCCCGCCGGCTCCACGGGCAGAGACGGGTGGGTGATGCCGACACGCGCTTTCTCTCTCCCGGCAGCTGCCTGCCCTGGGCTGAGCAG CACCTGAAGCTGCCCCCACACTGCCGCCCCCTGCTGGTGTTTGTGAACCCCAGAAGCGGAGGCCTCAAGGGCCGCGACCTGCTCTGCAGTTTCCGGAAGCTGCTCAATCCCCACCAGGTCTTTGAGCTGACCAACGGGGGGCCGCTGCCCGG GTTCCACGTGTTCTCCCAGGTGCCCTGCTTCCGGGTGCTGGTGTGTGGCGGGGACGGCACCGTGGGCTGGGTGCTTGCCGCCCTGGAGGAGATGCGGCACCGCCTGGCTTGCCCAGAGCCTGCCGTGGCCATCCTGCCCCTGGGCACAG GGAATGACCTTGGCCGGGTCCTCCGCTGGGGGCCGGGCTACAGCGGAGAGGACCCGTTCTCTGTGCTGGTGTCGGTGGACGAGGCAGACGCCGTGCTCGTGGACCGCTGGACCATCCTGCTGGACGCTCATGAGGCTGGCAGTGGGGAGAACAGCGTGGCAGACGCAGAGCCCCCCAAG ATTGTGCACATGAGTAACTACTGTGGGATTGGCATCGACGCAGAGCTAAGCCTGGACTTCCACCAGGCACGAGAGGAAGAGCCCGGCAAGTTCACGAGCAG GTTCCACAACAAGGGCGTGTACGTGCGGGCTGGGCTGCAGAAGATGAACCGCTCCCGCGGCCTGCACAGGGCCCTGCGGCTGCAGGCGGGGCGGCAGGAGGTGCAGCTGCCCAGCATCGAGGGGCTCATCTTCATCAACATCCCCAG CTGGGGCTCGGGGGCCGACCTGTGGGGCTCCGAAAGTGACTCGAGATTCGAGAAGCCACGCATGGACGACGGGCTGCTGGAGGTGGTGGGGGTGACGGGCGTCGTGCACATG gGTCAGGTCCAGGGTGGGCTGCGCTCTGGCATCCGCATCGCCCAGGGGTCCTACTTCCGTGTCACCCTCCTCAAGGCCGCACCTGTGCAGGTGGACGGCGAGCCCTGGGTCCAGGCTCCCGGGCACATGATCATCTCGGCCGCAGGCCCGAAG ATGGGCTGA